The genomic stretch GAGATGCTAGGAAATGGGGCTTCACTTCTTTGTTTTTACATAACATCAGCTTGTTAAAGCTGACTGCTTTAGTTGATTGCTGTGGTGTGGGCAGAGAGGTCAGGATTTCCTACTTTTAAGGGGTTTAAGGGGTTCCATACCTGGCTTTACATttgctgcagaggaaaaaactgTGAGGAATcactgagccagctgtgccagggggtgGCAGCTCAGAGGGAATTCTCTCTCCTATTCCATGGCACTTCTTTGCCAGGtcagcagctgtgctgaagcTGAGCCTTTTGAAGTTGGAACTTTTGAAGTGGACACAGTCCTCATTTCTTCTTCACTATACTTTTTACTATGCCTCCCATTCTAATCCCAAGGACACAGTTTTACATTGTTTTCCAGAAATGGTATGGCCGTTCTTAAATCCCTGTGGTAAAACAGTCCAGCATCACGGACAGCTCCTGTTCAAGGATTCTCCCATTCAAATGCAAACAGCTCCTGAACTCAGGCATCCAGTGGGatacaaaaaaaataccttttaagGGAATATCTTTCAAGTCTAATGCCCTAAACCATTGATCAGTGTCTTTTTATGTGGTTGATGCACATCCTGTGTGCAAGCTTTATGCTGAGTGTGGTTTCTTAACTGGTTGAATTGGGGTATTAAACTGATTGGCATTCCTGAGGCAACCCAAAGTTAATAAATCTTTCAGTGTTTGGCCCTAGTCCTTTTCCAATTTAACAGAGTATTGTTTTCATCTTACCAGTCTGGTGCCAGGTTTTAATTGGATTGTTACCAGTTTTGCTTCTTGTGATCTTTCAGAAGTGCCAGTCACCTACATGAGAGGAGTCaccccattttctctttttttgagtATCTTTTCCTCTCTGGGTCTTTTTGATCCTGTAACATAAACACTTGTGCCCCAAGGGCTTTTTCTCTGGTTTATGTACTTGGATCTGTCATTTTTCAAAGGttctttttgtgtttaatttatttaattctctTCCTAATAATGGCATTGGGCATTTGGATATGTACAGAAATTTTATAAAACTCCTTCCAATTCCAAATTTGACTGGCTGGAAAAATGGccttatttccttttccctatGGCTCCAGCTATAGATGGGCTTTGTTTACTGAAGACTCCTTTACATCTAAATTGCTCTTCTATTAGATATTCTACCTTTTCACTCCCCAAATTTACTGTGACCAGGAGTTATGTTGGGGATTCTTGGAGCTCTCAGCTGCCTTTCAGTCTAAATCCCAACTGTGTGTAAGCAGAGTTCCTACTTGTGGAGCCTCCCATCTTTGAGGATTACCTATGCCCTGGGCATTTATTTCCAGTGCCCATTCTGCTTACAGTAAGTACACTGAATTTTTCCTACTAGATGGGAATCAGTTGAAATCTGATTCCCTTACATTACCTCCTGCCCTTCTAGCTATCACAGCAATCAAGCAAATTTACCATCCCTTTTCTGAttgcttttccccttttctttcctttctcttctccacCTCATCCTCTTCATTacacttcctttttatttctctagtGCTAAAACATGAGAGTGTGCTGCCATCAATCCACATTCCTTCCAAGCCTTATGATTATTCTGCAATGCAAAGAACAGATCAACATCTGGTACTTTGccccatttttcttcctggcaACAAAGTTAATTGCAGGATCCATTGTAAGGCCATTTCCCCCAGTTCTCTAATAGATACAAAAGCCATCACATAATGAACTTCTTCTTAGTGAGCAAATACTCTCCAAGTTTTCCCTGTGGTGCAAAAATAGTCTAAAAGTGAAGTTCTCCCTTCTCCAATGAGGTGGAACTTCCAATGTCCACACAGGTAAACAATTACAAACAGTAGGTATAACAAAGTCTTGTTATACAGTGTTCAAACCTTTTATATGCTTTGGTCATCATCAAGTTTGTGCATATCtaaaaaacaaagttttaacccaaaccccaaactttaACCAAGATATCAAATGTAATACTCCTCTGACATGTATGTTTTCCAGTATGATTTCTTTGGAGAGACACAGGATACCAAAATACCAATTTTAACACTGTCCCTATGAAGGAtagcagcagctgtgtgagaTCCTGGTCAAATTCACTATTCTCCCATCTGAGAAACCAGAACAAGCTCCCCTCAGTACTGTTAAAccatcctgtccccaggcactgcaggcagggctgtagCTTTGTCATGAGTGCAGTGTGGGTTTTCCTTctatctgcagcagcagcaacaatcCCCCTGCCCTTAGATGGGGCTTCACACCCTGTTGAAGTAGAGAGCATGGGCTGGGTaagaaaactcatttttattaaatagtGCTTGGCCTGGCAACTGTCAGTGTTTTGTCATGCAAAACCAAAGTGAGTTCAGGGTAGAACTGCATCAAGCAGAGGGTGTGTATCAAATTCTCAGCCTGCAGTGGTTGTGGAACTGTGACAGTGCTCTTCCAGAGAAGTCTCAAGCCCACAAAGAAATACCTTTTGTGGAAATAAAAGGTAATATTTGTTATACTGAGCCTATATGAAGACCAGCTAGATGGGCTTGTACTCTTGAAAATGTTCAACATAAAATATGTACACATTTAGTGTTGTATGTATAGTTTAGTGTTGTCAGCAGGTCCACCTGCCAGATATTTACTCTAAACCTCTCTAAGGTAAGAGCTAACAGCTGGATGTCTGCCCTCTTAATCTGGACAAGGAGAAGCTCTTGCCATAAATTTCTGATGCTGAATGAGGGAATCCTCTGCTGTTCTGGGAGTGTATGTCTGCCTTCCTGAAACAGCCATTAGGATGGCTGGGGTTTCTCATGGCctctgaaaagaaatggaatttgTGCTCCAGAGTTCTCATGGTACAATAAGGCCACTCAAAACCACCTCTGTGCTGTGAAGAAACTTCTTTATGTAGAGGTAGCTAAAAATCCATGTGCTGTATGAGGGACAAGTGGACCTGTAGTCAGTCTTCCCATCTTGTCCTCTGCTACAGAAGAGATGGCCATTGGCTGATCTTTCCCTCAGGATCAGCCCTAGCCAGATCCTGTCCAGGGGCACTGAGGTTTCTATTGTATCAGCTCTAGAAGCTGATGCAAGATCCTTTTCTGTCCGTAGCGCACATGCAGCGCTTGCTGCTCCCTTCGGCTCAGTTTCTCATAAGCCTCCTTGTTATTCAGCaagtcctgctctgctttcaggTCTGTCCCATAGGACTCCAGAGTCAGCAGCACACTGTCATAAAGGAGCTTCTTGCAAGGGGTTTTAAGTCTGGCGAGGGCCTCATTTGAAAGGGTAGagttttcctcttcctcactgTCGTCTTCCCAGCCATCTTGCTCCTTATACTCCTTGAATTCTTCTTCTGACATGCAGAGCACCTGTAGTGACCCAGGCAAAGGGGTAAGTCACTGGCAGTGTGGAACAGAAGAGCCACGTGGAGCAGGTGAGTTATTCTTCAGCTGCACTAAAGGTTGAGAGACTGAAACTGACTTAGATACCTAAGTGCAAGTAATTGTGGGTTAGAAGAACATTAAAACAGCAAATCTGAGATTGGTGAATCTTGTAAAGCATCTCAGCTGTCACCTACAAAGTTGTGACAACTTTCTAGAATAGCAGTGGCTATGGAGCCATTCAAGACAAATATGTAAGTACACATGGATGGCTACTTCAGGAGAGGAAGATGACCTGGGAGATGGGCAGCCACACCCCCTACCACTGTTCACACAGGACTCTTAGTGCCAAACTGCCTTCAGGTGCTTGTCCCCTTCACTGAGCCATTCTGCACTGCTGAATACCCAGCTGCACTCTGTGCTCCCTTTTGCAGCTTTTCCCCTACCTGGCCATTCTTACCTTGAGGGCCACAGACAGCTCTTCCTCTGTCAGCACCTCATCCCAGCCTAGCACAAAGGCGCCTTCCTCTCCCACCATCTCCAGCTGGCACAAGAAGTCCCACTGCTCTGAGACCAGCTGCTGCTGCGCTTCACTTTTGGCACCTGTTTTgaagacagcagagctgtgaacaCACCCCTGAAATGCTGTGGAATGAAATGCTTGTTTTTCATGAGATCCCTGTTTAAGAGAgatccctgccccatcctctCCTAGAGGGGCTGGGGTGCCACTCACGCTGCAGAGCCGCCCTGCGCAGTGTCACCATCTGGATGTCAGCTGTGTCATGGGTGTTGCCAGGGTAGGGCTCTGCAAAGCCATAcatgtgcagcagctgccagttgGCCATCTGCCCATAGGTGTTGAagatttcctctcctttccccacaGGCTGTGTTGTAACCATCCTCAAACATTGCTGCAAGCAAGAAGAGGAGAGcatctgagctgtgctgatcCGACTGCTCAATGGGAGCTTTCAGAGAGCTCAGGTGCCCCTGAGCTCCTCCTAACCAAACATGCAGCAGGGCTTTGTTCTAATGAGATCCAGGCCAGACTGGGCTGAGACCCCACCTTGCTGTGCCCCCATTCCCAAAGGTCTTACTAAAACACAACTGAGCTGTGACAATGCCCGGCACAGCAGCTTTGCACTCACAGGAGAGTATTCCAGGTTGGCATTGTGGTTGGCCACATGATTCAAAATATCTGCTACAGGCACCATCATGGGAGGATTGGGCCCCTTCtcatcttcttcttcctcctccaaaGGTTCCTGAAAGCTAAGACAAGCCAGTGGTACACATGGCTACATAGGGCAAGTTTGACTTACACTTAGATTCTTGTGGTACCTCTACTATAGCCTGTACTCCTACTTCCTTCTCTGTGCTCCTTGCTGGAGCAAAGCCCTTACTTCTCACCTGTAAGCCATGACAAATGCCACCAGCTCCTTATACAACTCCAGAGTATGAAGTTTGGGGTCAAAGATGTTGGGGTGGGTCTCCATGAAAGGCAGAATGATGGAGTTGTACTCCAGGTGGATGTTAGCGAGATCCTTGTCCACAGCTTCTGGGatgcctgtgccctgcaggagcc from Catharus ustulatus isolate bCatUst1 chromosome 11, bCatUst1.pri.v2, whole genome shotgun sequence encodes the following:
- the SETD6 gene encoding N-lysine methyltransferase SETD6, coding for MASAPKRFKAAVESGAQGKNSVDPLSGFLAWCGQAGVELNPKVRLSREGAVAGYGMLAAEELEEGEVLFTIPRTALLSQHTTSIHALLQEAQESLQSQSGWVPLLLALLHEYTASNSHWQPYFSLWQDFRSLDHPMFWPQEERTRLLQGTGIPEAVDKDLANIHLEYNSIILPFMETHPNIFDPKLHTLELYKELVAFVMAYSFQEPLEEEEEDEKGPNPPMMVPVADILNHVANHNANLEYSPQCLRMVTTQPVGKGEEIFNTYGQMANWQLLHMYGFAEPYPGNTHDTADIQMVTLRRAALQRAKSEAQQQLVSEQWDFLCQLEMVGEEGAFVLGWDEVLTEEELSVALKVLCMSEEEFKEYKEQDGWEDDSEEEENSTLSNEALARLKTPCKKLLYDSVLLTLESYGTDLKAEQDLLNNKEAYEKLSRREQQALHVRYGQKRILHQLLELIQ